The following proteins are co-located in the Pan troglodytes isolate AG18354 chromosome 5, NHGRI_mPanTro3-v2.0_pri, whole genome shotgun sequence genome:
- the CD24 gene encoding signal transducer CD24 isoform X2, which yields MVGRFCPESPPGFVQVAATSAVSLDPPSGEPRPGCGYLGPRSAASRVYGCTAPARETGGWAWETLAGVGAKKIYSSETTTGTSSNSSQSTSNSGFAPNPTNATTKAAGGALQSTASLFVVSLSLLHLYS from the exons ATGGTGGGACGATTCTGTCCCGAGTCCCCGCCAGGCTTTGTCCAGGTCGCCGCTACCAGCGCGGTCTCCCTAGATCCTCCATCCGGGGAACCTCGCCCCGGGTGTGGGTACCTGGGGCCGCGCAGCGCTGCCTCGAGGGTGTATGGATGCACCGCGCCGGCGAGAGAGACCGGGGGCTGGGCCTGGGAGACCCTAGCGGGGGTGGGGGCGAAGAAG atttATTCCAGTGAAACAACAACTGGAACTTCAAGTAACTCCTCCCAGAGTACTTCCAACTCTGGGTTTGCCCCAAATCCAACTAATGCCACCACCAAGGCGGCTGGTGGTGCCCTGCAGTCAACAGCCAGTCTCTTCGTGGTCTCACTCTCTCTTCTGCATCTCTACTCTTAA
- the CD24 gene encoding signal transducer CD24 isoform X1: MGRAMVARLGLGLLLLALLLPTQIYSSETTTGTSSNSSQSTSNSGFAPNPTNATTKAAGGALQSTASLFVVSLSLLHLYS, from the exons ATGGGCAGAGCAATGGTGGCCAGGCTCgggctggggctgctgctgctggcactGCTCCTACCCACGCAG atttATTCCAGTGAAACAACAACTGGAACTTCAAGTAACTCCTCCCAGAGTACTTCCAACTCTGGGTTTGCCCCAAATCCAACTAATGCCACCACCAAGGCGGCTGGTGGTGCCCTGCAGTCAACAGCCAGTCTCTTCGTGGTCTCACTCTCTCTTCTGCATCTCTACTCTTAA